One window from the genome of Gavia stellata isolate bGavSte3 chromosome 10, bGavSte3.hap2, whole genome shotgun sequence encodes:
- the TOR3A gene encoding torsin-3A has protein sequence MGQGRLPARLGLACCLLLLGGSGGLGSRGTPRGPWEEEQGPVTERGPWGRARYEAMKKHLGAVGALSKQYWQYLACKVWQEGCEEEEEEEESSPGPGWSLPLVGQDYLEILSAWYCSFGKCCKTGDCRIVNNVTGLEADLSGQLHGQHLAKEVIVRAVQGFLESPRPQKALVLSFHGWSGTGKNFVARMLASHLYRDGLKSECVRVFISLFHFPHHKYVDSYKAQLKKQISETVQLCKQSLFIFDEAEKLHFSLLDAIKPFMARYDDEGQADYRRSIFLFLSNLGGNTINEVALDFWRAGRAREEISMEFLEQRLRLELLEPAENGYARSHLLEENLIDFFVPFLPLEYHHVKLCARDAFLARGLPYTEAALEEVARMMVFVPKEEKLFSAQGCKSVSQRINYFLP, from the exons ATGGGCCAGGGCAGGCTCCCGGCCCGTCTGGGGCTggcctgctgcctgctgctgctggggggctcggggggccTGGGGAGCCGAGGGACGCCGCGAGGGCcctgggaagaggagcagggccCCGTGACAGAGCGGGGACCGTGGGGCAGGGCGAGGTACGAAGCCATGAAGAAGCACTTGGGAGCTGTAGGTGCTCTCTCCAAGCAGTATTGGCAGTACCTGGCGTGCAAGGTGTGGCAAGAGGGCTgcgaagaggaggaggaagaggaagagtcCAGCCCCGGCCCAG GCTGGAGCTTGCCTCTGGTGGGTCAGGATTACCTGGAGATCCTCTCTGCCTGGTACTGCAGCTTCGGCAAGTGCTGCAAGACGGGAGACTGCAGGATAGTCAACAATGTCACAG GGCTAGAAGCAGACCTCAGTGGGCAGCTCCATGGGCAGCACTTGGCCAAAGAAGTCATCGTCCGGGCGGTGCAAGGGTTCCTGGAGAGCCCACGGCCGCAGAAGGCTCTGGTCCTCTCCTTCCACGGCTGGTCTGGCACAGGCAAGAACTTTGTGGCCCGGATGCTGGCCAGTCACCTGTACCGGGATGGGCTGAAGAGCGAGTGTGTCAGGGTCTTCATCTCGCTCTTCCACTTCCCCCATCACAAGTACGTGGACTCGTACAAG GCTCAGCTGAAGAAGCAGATAAGTGAGACCGTGCAGCTCTGCAAGCAGTCCCTGTTCATCTTCGATGAGGCAGAGAAACTTCACTTCAGCCTCCTGGATGCCATCAAGCCTTTCATGGCTCGCTATGACGATGAGGGCCAGGCGGATTACCGGAGAtccatcttcctcttcctcag CAATCTCGGCGGCAACACCATCAATGAGGTAGCCCTGGACTTCTGGCGAGCCGGCCGGGCGCGGGAGGAGATCTCCATGGAGTTCCTGGAGCAGCGGCTgcggctggagctgctggagcctgCAG AGAACGGTTACGCCCGCAGCCACCTCCTTGAAGAGAACCTCATCGATTTCTTCGTGCCGTTCCTGCCCCTGGAGTACCACCACGTGAAGCTCTGCGCGCGGGATGCTTTCCTGGCCCGTGGCCTTCCATACACAGAGGCAGCCCTCGAGGAGGTGGCCAGGATGATGGTGTTTGTCCCCAAAGAGGAGAAGCTTTTCTCTGCCCAGGGCTGTAAATCCGTATCCCAGCGCATCAATTACTTCCTTCCTTGA